The following proteins are co-located in the Paenibacillus sp. JNUCC32 genome:
- the ppc gene encoding phosphoenolpyruvate carboxylase has protein sequence MTELTVTAKSNSNNLLRRDVRFLGNILGEVLVHQGGNELLDIVEKIRETSKSLRSVFLPELFADFKRIISTLEPDIRHQVIRAFAIYFQLVNIAEQNHRIRRKRDYERSAGESVQPGSIESAVQDLKERNITFEEVQEILESLSLELVMTAHPTEAMRRAILDIHKRIADDVMQLDNPTLTFREREQLREKLLNEVITLWQTDELRDRKPTVLDEVRNGMYYFHETLFHILPEVYQELERCLTKYYPGHHWHVPTYLRFGSWIGGDRDGNPSVTADVTWRTLEMQRKLAIREYQRILREFMKYLSFSSSIVNVSDELLQSIEKDREHVTLKKMEIWHNEKEPYRVKLVYMLAKMSHILDENMTGGERYQTPEEFIEDLKIIDRSLRFHFADYVADTYIQKLIRQAELFGFHTATLDIRQHSQEHENAMAEILRKMNVTQDYAQLSEDEKIELLNNLLNDPRPLTTPYQEYSDSTEECLEVYRTVFRAQQEFGVKCISSYLISMAEGASDILEVMVFAKEVGLFRKDNDGSVIATLQAAPLFETIDDLHAAPDIMRKLFSLPIYREAVSAMNELQEIMLGYSDSNKDGGAITANWELQVALKEITAVANEFGIKVKYFHGRGGSLGRGGMPLNRSILAQPASTIAGGIKITEQGEVISSRYSLKGIAYRSLDQATSALITASLNARYPEKESTEKEWEVISSSISAVSQKKYQDLIFRDPDFLTFFKESTPLPEVGELNIGSRPSKRKNSDRFEDLRAIPWVFAWTQSRYLLPAWYAAGTGLQSFYQGKEENMKVLQQMYTSYPFFTSLIDTLQMALAKADLIIAKEYSLMTKDDQARERIFGLIQEEFKLTKELVLKITGQQDILDNQPVLQESIRLRNPYVDPLSYLQVQLLNELRELREQEQDDPDLLREVLLTINGIAAGLRNTG, from the coding sequence ATGACTGAACTTACAGTAACCGCAAAAAGCAATTCCAACAATCTGCTGCGGCGAGATGTACGGTTCCTTGGCAATATTCTTGGAGAAGTTCTTGTCCATCAAGGAGGCAATGAGCTTTTAGATATAGTTGAGAAAATTCGCGAAACGAGTAAATCGTTGCGATCCGTATTCTTGCCAGAATTGTTTGCAGATTTCAAAAGGATCATCAGCACGCTGGAACCCGACATTCGCCATCAGGTGATTCGCGCGTTTGCCATTTACTTTCAATTGGTTAACATCGCCGAACAGAATCATCGCATACGGCGTAAACGCGATTACGAGCGTTCCGCCGGGGAAAGTGTTCAACCAGGTTCCATCGAAAGTGCAGTCCAGGATTTGAAAGAGCGCAATATTACGTTTGAAGAAGTTCAAGAAATTCTCGAAAGTCTATCCCTTGAGCTGGTGATGACCGCTCATCCAACAGAAGCGATGCGTCGGGCTATTCTGGATATCCATAAACGGATAGCGGACGATGTGATGCAGCTGGACAATCCGACACTGACATTCCGCGAACGGGAGCAGCTTCGGGAGAAACTACTGAATGAAGTGATTACGCTATGGCAAACCGATGAGCTTCGTGACCGTAAACCTACTGTTCTGGATGAAGTCAGAAACGGTATGTATTATTTTCACGAAACCCTGTTTCACATTCTGCCAGAGGTTTATCAAGAACTGGAGCGCTGCCTAACTAAATATTATCCGGGTCACCATTGGCACGTTCCAACCTATTTGCGTTTCGGTTCGTGGATCGGTGGCGATCGGGACGGAAATCCTTCAGTGACAGCGGACGTAACGTGGAGAACGCTTGAAATGCAGCGGAAGCTGGCGATTCGTGAATACCAACGGATTTTGCGTGAATTCATGAAATACCTGAGCTTCAGCTCGTCAATCGTTAACGTTTCGGATGAATTGCTTCAATCCATTGAAAAAGACCGCGAGCATGTAACACTGAAGAAGATGGAAATTTGGCACAATGAGAAAGAGCCTTATCGTGTAAAACTGGTATATATGCTGGCTAAAATGAGTCACATTCTGGATGAGAACATGACGGGCGGCGAGCGTTATCAGACCCCTGAGGAATTCATCGAGGATTTGAAAATCATTGATCGAAGCCTGCGTTTCCATTTTGCTGACTATGTTGCAGACACCTATATTCAAAAGCTGATTCGCCAGGCGGAGTTGTTTGGTTTCCATACCGCAACGCTGGATATCAGACAGCATAGCCAAGAGCATGAGAATGCCATGGCCGAAATTCTGCGGAAAATGAACGTGACGCAGGACTACGCCCAATTGAGCGAAGACGAGAAGATCGAACTGCTCAATAACTTGCTTAACGATCCGCGTCCGTTGACTACGCCTTATCAGGAGTATAGCGACAGCACCGAGGAATGCCTCGAAGTATACCGTACCGTTTTCCGTGCGCAGCAGGAATTCGGCGTGAAATGCATCTCCAGTTATTTGATCAGTATGGCCGAGGGCGCAAGCGACATTCTGGAAGTGATGGTATTTGCCAAAGAAGTCGGGCTGTTCCGGAAGGATAACGACGGTTCCGTAATCGCTACGCTGCAGGCTGCGCCATTATTCGAGACGATTGACGATCTTCATGCCGCCCCGGATATCATGCGCAAGCTCTTTAGCCTGCCGATCTACCGTGAAGCGGTGAGCGCCATGAACGAACTGCAGGAGATCATGCTGGGCTACTCTGACAGCAACAAGGACGGCGGAGCCATTACGGCGAACTGGGAGCTCCAGGTAGCACTCAAAGAGATTACGGCCGTAGCCAATGAATTCGGCATCAAGGTAAAATACTTCCATGGACGCGGCGGATCGCTCGGACGCGGCGGTATGCCTCTGAACCGCAGCATTTTGGCTCAGCCGGCATCGACCATTGCAGGCGGCATCAAAATTACGGAGCAGGGCGAGGTTATTTCGTCCCGTTACTCCTTGAAGGGCATTGCCTACCGTAGCTTGGATCAGGCGACCTCAGCATTAATTACGGCTTCCCTGAATGCCCGTTATCCTGAAAAAGAATCGACCGAAAAAGAGTGGGAAGTGATTTCCTCCAGCATTTCGGCCGTTTCTCAGAAAAAATATCAGGATCTGATATTCCGCGATCCGGATTTCCTTACTTTCTTCAAGGAATCCACGCCGCTTCCTGAGGTGGGCGAGCTGAATATTGGTTCCCGGCCTTCCAAGCGCAAGAACAGCGACCGTTTCGAGGACCTGAGAGCCATTCCTTGGGTGTTTGCATGGACGCAGAGCCGTTACCTGCTTCCGGCATGGTACGCGGCTGGTACGGGCTTACAGAGCTTCTACCAAGGCAAGGAAGAGAACATGAAGGTGCTTCAACAGATGTACACGAGCTATCCGTTCTTTACGTCCCTGATCGATACCCTTCAGATGGCACTTGCCAAGGCAGATCTGATCATCGCCAAGGAGTATTCCTTGATGACGAAGGATGATCAAGCACGCGAGCGCATCTTCGGTCTGATTCAGGAAGAATTCAAATTGACGAAAGAGCTGGTTCTCAAGATTACAGGACAACAGGATATTCTGGATAACCAGCCGGTTCTGCAGGAATCGATAAGACTTCGCAACCCTTACGTGGATCCGCTCAGCTATCTGCAGGTTCAACTGCTTAACGAGCTGCGTGAACTAAGGGAGCAGGAGCAGGATGATCCGGATCTGCTTCGGGAAGTACTGCTGACCATCAACGGCATTGCCGCCGGGCTTCGCAATACAGGCTGA
- the sigW gene encoding RNA polymerase sigma factor SigW, with amino-acid sequence MVDNLDVRLAKLARKGDQRAFAEIVELYKDKIFHLAYRMLSNRHEAEDVVQETFLRVYKNLDRYDENQKFSTWIYRIGTNLSIDRLRKRKPSFSLDADLNESEGMDGYSLIPSDNRTPESEMLLSETQRIIHQAIDGLPAKYKTIMILRYIQDLSLQEISEILDLPVTTIKTRVHRGREFLRKKLEYKL; translated from the coding sequence ATGGTGGACAATTTGGATGTAAGACTGGCAAAGCTGGCCCGAAAAGGGGACCAAAGGGCATTTGCCGAAATCGTAGAGCTTTATAAAGACAAGATTTTTCATTTGGCTTACCGGATGCTGAGCAACCGCCATGAGGCCGAGGATGTCGTACAAGAGACTTTTTTGCGTGTTTACAAGAACCTTGACCGATATGACGAGAACCAGAAGTTCTCAACTTGGATATACCGAATTGGCACGAATCTTAGCATTGATCGGCTGCGCAAGCGCAAGCCTTCTTTCTCGTTGGACGCCGACCTGAACGAAAGCGAAGGGATGGACGGCTACTCCCTGATCCCAAGCGATAACCGTACGCCGGAGAGCGAGATGCTGCTATCGGAAACGCAGCGCATTATCCATCAGGCCATTGACGGACTTCCTGCTAAGTACAAGACCATTATGATTTTAAGGTACATCCAGGATTTATCCCTGCAAGAGATCAGCGAGATTTTGGACCTGCCTGTAACAACGATCAAAACGCGTGTACATCGTGGACGCGAATTTTTGCGGAAAAAATTAGAGTACAAATTGTGA
- a CDS encoding zf-HC2 domain-containing protein, whose translation MDCKLAVSLMHDYLDNDLSDPQQLELQKHLLDCADCRNYFEKLEHTDMLLFSLTHHATKPSDDLTERIMGMLPQPKKQKAWVKWVKNHPALTAAALFLVVMLFSTISFWSQDTQLVVKSDEFEKLVIEGDTVIIPPDQIITGDITVENGKTKVYGQVNGNVTVIDGELFQASTAHIAGQVKDIDRAMDWIWYKISTLFTDAAYR comes from the coding sequence ATGGATTGCAAATTAGCCGTCTCTTTGATGCATGATTATCTGGATAATGACTTGTCCGACCCGCAGCAGCTAGAATTGCAGAAGCATTTGCTGGATTGTGCTGACTGTCGGAATTACTTCGAGAAGCTGGAGCATACCGATATGCTTCTTTTTTCCTTAACTCATCATGCGACCAAGCCATCCGATGATTTAACGGAACGTATAATGGGCATGCTGCCGCAGCCCAAGAAACAAAAAGCTTGGGTCAAATGGGTTAAGAATCATCCTGCGCTCACGGCTGCAGCTTTGTTTTTGGTCGTCATGCTCTTTAGCACAATCAGTTTCTGGAGTCAGGACACTCAGCTGGTTGTAAAGAGCGATGAATTCGAAAAGCTGGTGATTGAAGGGGATACGGTCATTATTCCACCGGATCAGATCATCACGGGAGATATTACGGTCGAGAACGGAAAGACTAAGGTTTACGGTCAGGTTAATGGCAATGTGACCGTTATCGACGGAGAATTATTTCAGGCTTCCACCGCGCATATAGCGGGTCAAGTGAAGGATATAGATAGAGCCATGGATTGGATATGGTATAAGATCTCCACTCTGTTTACAGATGCCGCTTACCGCTAG
- the cdaA gene encoding diadenylate cyclase CdaA has protein sequence MVEYFTDMTWGESIKDIIDILIVTYIIYQMILLVRGTRAVQLLKGILVLVVIWALSTWFDLYTLKWLMNQIFTFGVLAIFIIFQPELRRGLEQLGRGKLFGRTADIDEETNKLISETIKAVNYLSRRKIGALIVFERTTGLNEYVESGIPMGSVISSELFINIFIPNTPLHDGAVIIQNGQIAAAGCYLPLSENPFISKELGTRHRAAIGISEVGDAISVVVSEETGQVSLALNGQVVRDIKEESLISKLYEELRPAASIKEKRTFFWKRKGDGSNG, from the coding sequence ATGGTGGAGTATTTCACAGATATGACCTGGGGTGAATCCATTAAAGATATCATCGATATCCTTATCGTTACTTATATAATATACCAGATGATTCTGCTCGTCCGCGGCACGCGGGCGGTCCAGCTGCTCAAAGGAATTTTGGTGCTGGTGGTCATCTGGGCGCTGAGCACCTGGTTTGATCTGTATACGCTCAAGTGGCTGATGAACCAGATCTTTACCTTTGGGGTGCTGGCGATCTTTATTATCTTCCAGCCTGAGCTCAGACGCGGTCTGGAGCAGCTCGGCCGAGGCAAGCTCTTCGGGCGGACCGCGGATATTGACGAGGAAACGAATAAGTTAATCAGCGAAACCATTAAGGCGGTTAATTATTTGTCGCGGCGCAAAATCGGGGCGCTGATCGTGTTTGAGCGGACGACAGGCCTGAATGAATACGTAGAATCGGGAATTCCGATGGGATCGGTGATCAGCTCGGAATTGTTCATCAACATTTTTATACCGAATACGCCTCTCCATGACGGAGCCGTCATTATTCAGAACGGCCAAATCGCGGCCGCTGGCTGTTATTTACCGCTATCGGAGAATCCTTTCATCAGTAAGGAACTGGGGACGCGGCACCGTGCCGCTATCGGAATCAGTGAAGTGGGGGATGCGATTTCGGTTGTCGTATCCGAGGAGACTGGGCAAGTATCGCTGGCCTTAAATGGACAAGTGGTTCGGGATATTAAGGAAGAGTCTCTGATATCGAAATTGTATGAGGAGCTCAGACCTGCCGCGTCCATCAAGGAGAAACGCACGTTCTTCTGGAAACGGAAGGGGGACGGCAGCAATGGATAA
- a CDS encoding CdaR family protein, which translates to MDKWIKNNTASKLIALAVSILLWAMVHMDSGTPAPPTTFYDTKIIEGVKIQTYGFDDGEYVLTGIDQDRVNLEVRGKKSNISLLTDEYKVKLDLSNVKEPGTHTLPLTYSIPSGVEMVSMEPSVVTVTVEPRVSKSVTVSIGTKGEPAKDYRAGTPVLIDPRQVTVTLPESSMANLGQVKGNVELDGAKEKITEKRVKLTAYDKEGAEMEDAVIEPATVAAEVPIEPAFVTLPLELQYTGRLPEGFVLSKVEQKVKEVKLFGSKEVLAGAETYIEAAINLGEVRNSGTTVLTADLTPPEGFEKIEPSSVTVEVTAVSHGEREITGIPITLKGVASGLDAVITDPKTKTISLTLTGAPDLLNSLEPTDIGAEANATGLKAGVHEIPLQITLPNFINRTDQDRPVIKIELKDNSKPVTTNPGTSNNEGTDKDKPDVPGTGTGTGTGTGTGNDQGEDPETPPANEGTDNSGSGENPSHPPGDGSSDGTTGTETSNDG; encoded by the coding sequence ATGGATAAATGGATCAAGAACAACACGGCAAGCAAACTCATTGCACTCGCTGTCAGCATTCTGTTATGGGCAATGGTTCATATGGACAGCGGCACGCCCGCACCGCCCACGACCTTTTATGATACCAAGATCATTGAAGGCGTTAAGATTCAAACCTATGGATTTGATGACGGCGAATATGTGCTAACCGGCATTGATCAAGATCGCGTGAATCTCGAGGTGCGGGGGAAGAAATCCAATATTTCGCTTTTGACCGACGAATATAAAGTAAAGCTCGATCTGAGCAACGTCAAAGAACCGGGAACGCACACACTTCCCCTGACCTACTCCATCCCAAGCGGCGTGGAGATGGTATCGATGGAACCATCCGTTGTTACGGTGACCGTAGAGCCGAGAGTGTCGAAATCCGTGACGGTAAGTATTGGCACGAAGGGCGAGCCTGCTAAAGATTACCGGGCCGGAACGCCCGTGCTGATTGACCCAAGGCAAGTCACGGTTACCCTGCCGGAATCGTCGATGGCAAATTTAGGGCAGGTCAAAGGTAACGTGGAGCTTGATGGAGCCAAAGAGAAGATTACGGAGAAACGAGTCAAGCTAACAGCATATGATAAAGAAGGCGCCGAAATGGAGGATGCGGTCATTGAGCCTGCTACGGTAGCGGCTGAAGTACCGATTGAGCCTGCATTTGTCACCCTGCCGCTGGAGCTTCAATATACCGGAAGGCTGCCGGAAGGGTTTGTCTTATCCAAGGTAGAACAGAAGGTCAAAGAAGTGAAGCTGTTCGGCAGCAAAGAGGTACTGGCAGGAGCTGAGACCTATATCGAAGCCGCCATCAATCTGGGAGAAGTTAGAAATTCGGGAACAACAGTGCTTACGGCCGACTTGACGCCGCCTGAAGGTTTTGAGAAAATCGAGCCGAGCTCTGTAACGGTTGAAGTTACGGCTGTATCGCATGGAGAACGGGAGATTACCGGCATTCCGATCACGTTAAAAGGTGTCGCCTCCGGCCTGGATGCCGTCATTACGGATCCAAAGACGAAGACGATCTCGTTGACGCTCACCGGTGCGCCTGACTTGCTTAATAGTCTGGAGCCGACGGATATTGGAGCTGAAGCGAACGCGACCGGCTTGAAAGCCGGCGTCCATGAAATTCCGCTGCAGATTACGCTGCCTAATTTCATCAACCGCACGGATCAGGATCGCCCTGTGATAAAGATAGAGCTCAAGGATAATTCGAAACCCGTGACAACGAACCCGGGTACTTCGAACAACGAGGGAACCGACAAAGACAAGCCTGATGTACCGGGGACGGGAACGGGCACCGGAACTGGAACAGGGACGGGCAATGATCAAGGGGAGGATCCGGAGACGCCTCCCGCGAATGAGGGCACGGATAACTCCGGGTCAGGAGAAAACCCATCACATCCGCCGGGAGACGGATCAAGCGATGGAACGACGGGTACAGAAACATCGAATGATGGATAA
- the glmM gene encoding phosphoglucosamine mutase: protein MGKYFGTDGVRGVANQELTAEMAYSIGRCGGYVLTGDKEKPTVIIGMDTRVSGAMLESALVAGLLSIGAHVIRLGVVSTPAVAYITRLLKADAGVMISASHNPVQDNGIKFFGGDGFKLSDETELKIEELMDAETDNLPRPIGADLGELLVDNESKYKYLEYLKTTISNRFDGLKIVLDCANGAAYELAPKLFRELGADVITIGAEPNGLNINDHCGSTHPEKLVEAVLQHGADLGLAFDGDADRLIAIDAKGEEVDGDFILCICGDAMNRAGKLKEGTIVSTVMSNIGFYKACDSLKLKTAKTAVGDRYVMEEMRRGGYNLGGEQSGHVIFLDHNTTGDGILTGIQLVDTLVASGKPLHELKSSMRKYPQVLVNVRVGDKSKYQGNTVIESAIAEVEGILGDNGRVLVRPSGTESLIRVMAEGPDKDELDRYVTQIADVVKRELA, encoded by the coding sequence ATGGGGAAATATTTTGGTACAGATGGAGTAAGAGGGGTTGCGAATCAAGAATTAACGGCGGAAATGGCTTACAGCATCGGCCGCTGCGGCGGCTATGTGCTTACGGGCGATAAAGAGAAGCCAACCGTTATCATCGGGATGGATACCCGGGTATCCGGCGCTATGCTGGAGTCGGCCCTGGTTGCAGGCCTGCTGTCCATTGGCGCACACGTCATTCGCCTTGGCGTCGTAAGTACGCCGGCGGTGGCTTATATTACAAGACTTTTGAAGGCTGATGCGGGCGTTATGATCTCAGCTTCGCATAACCCGGTGCAGGATAACGGCATCAAGTTCTTCGGTGGCGACGGTTTCAAGCTGTCCGATGAAACCGAGCTCAAGATTGAAGAGCTGATGGATGCGGAAACCGACAATCTGCCGCGACCGATCGGGGCTGATTTAGGTGAATTGCTGGTAGATAACGAATCTAAGTATAAATACCTGGAATATTTGAAAACGACGATCAGCAACCGGTTCGACGGCCTGAAAATCGTGCTGGACTGTGCAAACGGGGCTGCGTATGAGCTCGCTCCGAAGCTGTTCCGTGAATTGGGTGCGGATGTGATCACCATCGGCGCTGAGCCGAATGGCCTGAATATCAATGATCACTGCGGATCGACCCACCCGGAGAAACTCGTCGAGGCCGTACTCCAGCATGGCGCTGACCTCGGACTGGCCTTTGACGGAGATGCGGATCGCCTGATTGCCATCGATGCTAAAGGCGAGGAAGTGGACGGCGATTTCATCCTGTGCATTTGCGGGGATGCCATGAACCGTGCCGGCAAGCTGAAGGAAGGTACGATCGTTTCGACCGTGATGAGCAACATCGGTTTCTATAAAGCATGCGACAGCCTGAAGCTGAAGACGGCAAAAACGGCAGTCGGCGACCGCTACGTCATGGAAGAAATGCGCCGCGGCGGATACAACCTGGGCGGCGAGCAATCGGGACATGTCATTTTCCTGGACCACAACACCACAGGAGACGGCATTCTGACCGGGATTCAATTGGTGGATACGCTGGTAGCCTCCGGCAAGCCGCTGCATGAGCTGAAGAGCAGCATGCGCAAGTATCCGCAAGTACTCGTTAATGTCCGCGTTGGCGATAAGAGCAAGTACCAAGGCAATACCGTTATCGAGTCTGCGATTGCTGAGGTTGAAGGCATTCTGGGTGATAACGGTCGTGTCCTGGTGCGCCCATCGGGAACGGAATCCCTCATTCGCGTCATGGCCGAAGGCCCGGACAAAGATGAGCTTGACCGTTATGTAACACAGATTGCAGACGTGGTGAAGCGGGAATTGGCGTAA
- the glmS gene encoding glutamine--fructose-6-phosphate transaminase (isomerizing), whose product MCGIVGYIGNQKTQAVLIEGLRKLEYRGYDSAGIAVFTNEGLRVAKAQGRLANLEERLESAPLVGTAGIGHTRWATHGRPSDVNSHPHTDESQKFSVVHNGIVENYLELKEELISQGHQFASETDTEVISHLIAREYDGDIVKAVQKAISYMRGAFALGVLTEYEPDRLVAVRQASPLIIGLGEGENFIGSDIPAILKYTRNVYILNDGEMALLTADAVELMTIEGNFISREMIRVDWDAVTAEKGGFDHFMLKEIHEQPKAYRDTMLGRVDESGRKVVLPELKLTQEQIKNIRNVQIVACGTAYHAGLVGRSVIEEMVRIPVENDVASEYRYRSPIVTPETLVIVVSQSGETADTLAALREAQSHGAHVLAITNVVGSSIAREANDVLGTLAGPEIAVASTKAYTSQLIAFYLFGLYLAQVRGTMTEDAVAEVIAAMEALPEQVESMLTNAESIKGYAEQIAEHENLFFIGRGQDYAVAQEGSLKLKEISYIHSEAYAAGELKHGTLALIEEGIPVIALATQETVLEKTVSNIKEVKARGAEVMAITHEEHVAGLLKSVDQAFAIPKTLPILTAALSVVPLQLLAYYTSLARGNDVDKPRNLAKSVTVE is encoded by the coding sequence ATGTGTGGTATTGTCGGATATATTGGAAATCAGAAAACGCAAGCGGTGTTGATCGAGGGATTGAGAAAGCTTGAGTATCGTGGATACGATTCAGCAGGGATTGCCGTCTTTACGAATGAAGGCCTGCGCGTTGCGAAGGCACAAGGACGTCTTGCCAATCTGGAGGAGCGACTGGAGTCTGCACCACTGGTAGGGACCGCAGGTATCGGTCATACCCGCTGGGCAACCCATGGCCGTCCATCGGACGTGAATTCGCATCCGCATACGGACGAAAGCCAGAAGTTTTCCGTTGTTCATAACGGAATCGTTGAGAACTATCTGGAGCTGAAGGAAGAGCTGATCAGCCAAGGACACCAGTTTGCTTCGGAGACCGATACGGAAGTTATTTCCCATCTCATTGCGCGAGAATATGACGGAGATATCGTTAAGGCTGTGCAGAAGGCGATCTCTTACATGAGAGGCGCATTTGCCCTTGGCGTATTGACCGAGTATGAGCCGGATCGATTGGTGGCTGTGCGTCAAGCAAGCCCGCTTATTATCGGTCTTGGCGAAGGGGAGAACTTCATCGGTTCTGATATTCCGGCTATTTTGAAATATACGCGTAACGTTTATATTCTCAACGATGGAGAGATGGCCCTGCTGACGGCAGATGCTGTCGAATTAATGACCATTGAGGGGAACTTTATTTCTCGGGAAATGATTCGTGTCGACTGGGATGCCGTTACAGCGGAAAAAGGCGGATTCGATCACTTCATGCTGAAGGAGATCCACGAGCAGCCAAAAGCATACCGGGATACGATGCTGGGCCGTGTGGATGAGAGCGGACGTAAAGTCGTTCTGCCTGAGCTGAAGCTGACACAGGAACAGATCAAGAACATTCGCAATGTTCAGATCGTCGCCTGCGGTACGGCTTACCATGCCGGGCTGGTGGGACGCAGCGTGATCGAAGAGATGGTGCGCATTCCGGTCGAAAATGACGTGGCGTCCGAGTACCGTTACCGCTCGCCGATCGTCACGCCGGAGACCCTTGTCATCGTAGTGAGCCAATCCGGCGAGACGGCAGATACCTTGGCTGCGCTTCGTGAAGCGCAAAGCCATGGCGCTCATGTTCTGGCCATCACGAACGTTGTGGGCAGCTCGATTGCCCGAGAAGCCAACGATGTGCTTGGCACCCTGGCTGGTCCGGAGATTGCCGTAGCCTCCACGAAGGCTTACACCTCGCAGTTGATTGCGTTCTATCTGTTTGGTCTGTACCTGGCTCAAGTGCGCGGTACGATGACAGAAGACGCCGTTGCTGAAGTGATTGCAGCAATGGAAGCACTGCCTGAACAGGTAGAGTCCATGCTGACCAACGCGGAATCGATCAAGGGATATGCCGAGCAGATTGCTGAGCATGAGAACCTGTTCTTCATCGGCCGCGGCCAAGACTACGCCGTAGCTCAGGAAGGCTCCCTCAAGCTGAAGGAGATCTCTTACATTCACTCCGAGGCTTATGCTGCCGGCGAACTGAAGCACGGTACGCTTGCCCTGATTGAAGAGGGAATTCCGGTCATTGCCTTGGCAACCCAAGAAACCGTACTTGAAAAAACGGTGAGTAATATCAAGGAAGTGAAGGCCCGCGGCGCGGAAGTGATGGCCATTACGCATGAAGAGCATGTGGCCGGCCTGCTGAAATCCGTGGATCAAGCCTTCGCCATTCCGAAGACCTTGCCGATCTTGACGGCAGCCTTGTCTGTCGTACCGCTGCAGTTGCTTGCCTACTACACATCGCTTGCCCGTGGCAACGACGTGGATAAGCCGCGCAACCTGGCGAAGAGCGTGACGGTGGAGTAA